The proteins below come from a single Hirundo rustica isolate bHirRus1 chromosome 6, bHirRus1.pri.v3, whole genome shotgun sequence genomic window:
- the CALCB gene encoding calcitonin gene-related peptide 2 isoform X2, which yields MVMLKISSFLAVYALVVCQMDSFQAAPVRPGLESITDRVTLSDYEARRLLNALVKEFIQMTAEELEQASEGNSSVTAQKRACNTATCVTHRLADFLSRSGAVGKNNFVPTNVGSKAFGRRRRSVQVAMKLKTRL from the exons ATGGTTATGCTGAAGATTTCATCTTTCCTTGCTGTTTATGCCTTGGTTGTGTGCCAGATGGACAGCTTCCAGGCAGCCCCAGTCAG ACCTGGCTTGGAGTCCATAACGGATCGAGTGACTCTCAGTGATTATGAAGCTCGGAGGTTATTAAATGCGCTGGTGAAAGAGTTCATACAGATGacagcagaagagctggagcAAGCCTCCGAGGGGAACAG CAGTGTAACAGCACAGAAGAGGGCCTGCAACACAGCCACCTGTGTGACCCATCGCCTGGCGGACTTCCTTAGCAGGTCAGGGGCAGTGGGCAAGAACAACTTCGTGCCAACCAACGTGGGCTCCAAGGCCTTCGGCAGGCGAAGAAGAAGTGTCCAG GTTGCAATGAAACTGAAAACTCGACTTTAA
- the CALCB gene encoding calcitonin gene-related peptide 2 isoform X3 yields the protein MVMLKISSFLAVYALVVCQMDSFQAAPVRPGLESITDRVTLSDYEARRLLNALVKEFIQMTAEELEQASEGNSVTAQKRACNTATCVTHRLADFLSRSGAVGKNNFVPTNVGSKAFGRRRRSVQVAMKLKTRL from the exons ATGGTTATGCTGAAGATTTCATCTTTCCTTGCTGTTTATGCCTTGGTTGTGTGCCAGATGGACAGCTTCCAGGCAGCCCCAGTCAG ACCTGGCTTGGAGTCCATAACGGATCGAGTGACTCTCAGTGATTATGAAGCTCGGAGGTTATTAAATGCGCTGGTGAAAGAGTTCATACAGATGacagcagaagagctggagcAAGCCTCCGAGGGGAACAG TGTAACAGCACAGAAGAGGGCCTGCAACACAGCCACCTGTGTGACCCATCGCCTGGCGGACTTCCTTAGCAGGTCAGGGGCAGTGGGCAAGAACAACTTCGTGCCAACCAACGTGGGCTCCAAGGCCTTCGGCAGGCGAAGAAGAAGTGTCCAG GTTGCAATGAAACTGAAAACTCGACTTTAA
- the CALCB gene encoding calcitonin gene-related peptide 2 isoform X4, producing MVMLKISSFLAVYALVVCQMDSFQAAPVRPGLESITDRVTLSDYEARRLLNALVKEFIQMTAEELEQASEGNSSVTAQKRACNTATCVTHRLADFLSRSGAVGKNNFVPTNVGSKAFGRRRRSVQV from the exons ATGGTTATGCTGAAGATTTCATCTTTCCTTGCTGTTTATGCCTTGGTTGTGTGCCAGATGGACAGCTTCCAGGCAGCCCCAGTCAG ACCTGGCTTGGAGTCCATAACGGATCGAGTGACTCTCAGTGATTATGAAGCTCGGAGGTTATTAAATGCGCTGGTGAAAGAGTTCATACAGATGacagcagaagagctggagcAAGCCTCCGAGGGGAACAG CAGTGTAACAGCACAGAAGAGGGCCTGCAACACAGCCACCTGTGTGACCCATCGCCTGGCGGACTTCCTTAGCAGGTCAGGGGCAGTGGGCAAGAACAACTTCGTGCCAACCAACGTGGGCTCCAAGGCCTTCGGCAGGCGAAGAAGAAGTGTCCAGGTCTGA
- the CALCB gene encoding calcitonin gene-related peptide 2 isoform X1 yields MVMLKISSFLAVYALVVCQMDSFQAAPVRPGLESITDRVTLSDYEARRLLNALVKEFIQMTAEELEQASEGNSLDKPISKRCASLSTCVLGKLSQELHKLQTYPRTDVGAGTPGKKRNVLSDLEHERYPNYGEPLGNN; encoded by the exons ATGGTTATGCTGAAGATTTCATCTTTCCTTGCTGTTTATGCCTTGGTTGTGTGCCAGATGGACAGCTTCCAGGCAGCCCCAGTCAG ACCTGGCTTGGAGTCCATAACGGATCGAGTGACTCTCAGTGATTATGAAGCTCGGAGGTTATTAAATGCGCTGGTGAAAGAGTTCATACAGATGacagcagaagagctggagcAAGCCTCCGAGGGGAACAG CCTGGATAAACCCATTTCCAAACGCTGTGCCAGTCTGAGTACTTGTGTGCTGGGCAAACTGTCTCAAGAATTGCACAAATTGCAAACTTACCCTCGCACTGACGTCGGGGCTGGAACTCCTGGCAAGAAACGGAATGTGCTGAGTGACCTGGAACATGAACGCTATCCAAACTATGGGGAACCCCTAGGAAACAACTAG
- the CALCB gene encoding calcitonin gene-related peptide 2 isoform X5, which translates to MVMLKISSFLAVYALVVCQMDSFQAAPVRPGLESITDRVTLSDYEARRLLNALVKEFIQMTAEELEQASEGNSVTAQKRACNTATCVTHRLADFLSRSGAVGKNNFVPTNVGSKAFGRRRRSVQV; encoded by the exons ATGGTTATGCTGAAGATTTCATCTTTCCTTGCTGTTTATGCCTTGGTTGTGTGCCAGATGGACAGCTTCCAGGCAGCCCCAGTCAG ACCTGGCTTGGAGTCCATAACGGATCGAGTGACTCTCAGTGATTATGAAGCTCGGAGGTTATTAAATGCGCTGGTGAAAGAGTTCATACAGATGacagcagaagagctggagcAAGCCTCCGAGGGGAACAG TGTAACAGCACAGAAGAGGGCCTGCAACACAGCCACCTGTGTGACCCATCGCCTGGCGGACTTCCTTAGCAGGTCAGGGGCAGTGGGCAAGAACAACTTCGTGCCAACCAACGTGGGCTCCAAGGCCTTCGGCAGGCGAAGAAGAAGTGTCCAGGTCTGA
- the LOC120754225 gene encoding vitamin D 25-hydroxylase: MDCNGKDPESTYSRENLIFSVGELIIAGTETTTNVLRWAVLFMALYPNIQGQVQKEIDLVIGPSKMPTLEEKCKMPYTEAVLHEVLRFCNIVPLGIFHATSKDTVVRGYAIPGGTTVITNLYSVHFDEKYWSNPEVFFPERFLDSNGQFVKKDAFIPFSLGRRHCLGEQLARMEMFLFFTSLLQRFHLHFPHGVVPELKPRLGMTLQPQPYLICAERR, encoded by the exons ATGGATTGCAATGGAAAAGACCCAGAATCTACATATTcaagagaaaatttaattttctccgTTGGAGAACTCATCATAGCTGGCACAGAAACCACAACAAATGTTTTAAGATGGGCAGTGTTATTTATGGCTCTTTATCCGAACATTCAAG GGCAAGTTCAAAAAGAAATCGATCTGGTCATTGGCCCAAGCAAAATGCCCACCTTGGAGGAGAAGTGCAAGATGCCCTACACTGAGGCTGTTCTGCACGAGGTTCTGAGATTCTGTAACATAGTACCCCTAGGGATTTTCCATGCGACTTCCAAAGACACTGTTGTGCGTGGCTACGCGATTCCTGGAGGCACCACAGTCATTACAAACCTCTACTCTGTTCACTTTGATGAAAAATACTGGAGCAAtccagaagtgttttttcctGAGAGGTTTTTGGACAGTAATGGGCAGTTTGTCAAGAAAGAtgcatttattcctttttccctaG GAAGAAGACATTGTCTTGGAGAACAGCTGGCTCgaatggaaatgtttttgtttttcacctcATTGCTACAACGATTTCACCTACATTTTCCTCATGGAGTGGTCCCGGAGCTCAAACCAAGATTAGGGATGACCT